AGTGTCACGGAGGAATCGTGGATCAAAACATACTGCTAGAGCTGGAAAAAATCAGGGACATATTAACTCTTATTCTTTTGTTGCTTGGTGTATTGGTCGTAGCAAAAGCATTAAATGTAATAGGTAATATTTCGAGTAATTGGCAGCTTCAACGTTCAGATAGAATTCGCAATCACTCTATAGACCTCCATGATCAGGAAAAGTATTCTGAACTAATTGAATATTTAGCTAAGAAACTGAATGACTATCCTAACAACCCAACAGCAATTTACTGGATGGCAAGGAGCCATTTAGGAAAGGCTGACTATGTCAGCGCAAAAAAATATTTTTTAAAATTAAAAGATATAGAGCCATCATGGGAGAAAGACTATGTTGAGCCCTTCATGAGAGAAATTGAAGAAAAACACTAACAAGCTCAAAAACTCCTGGTCACTTCGTTCCCTCGGACGCGCAAAAGACG
The Arenicella xantha genome window above contains:
- a CDS encoding tetratricopeptide repeat protein yields the protein MDQNILLELEKIRDILTLILLLLGVLVVAKALNVIGNISSNWQLQRSDRIRNHSIDLHDQEKYSELIEYLAKKLNDYPNNPTAIYWMARSHLGKADYVSAKKYFLKLKDIEPSWEKDYVEPFMREIEEKH